A window from Drosophila subobscura isolate 14011-0131.10 chromosome O, UCBerk_Dsub_1.0, whole genome shotgun sequence encodes these proteins:
- the LOC117896779 gene encoding papilin isoform X7, giving the protein MDLSRRLCTTALIAFIVLAGIPDSQSRFPGLRQKRQYGANMYLPDSSVTPGGEGDDPNEWTEWSSPSDCSRTCGGGVSYQTRECLRRDYNGEAECSGGNRRYYSCNTQDCPEEDPDFRALQCSRFDDQRFDGVMYEWVPYLGAPNPCELNCMPRGERFYYRQKEKVVDGTRCNDKDLDVCVNGQCMPVGCDMMLGSDAKEDKCRKCGGDGSTCKTIHNTYSSSDLAPGYNDLLLVPQGATNIKIIETAPSNNYLACRNLSGHYHLNGNWRIDFPRPMFYADSWWNYQRKPMGFAAPDQLTCPGPISESIFIVMLVQERNVSIDYEYSIPESLSHSQPDTHTWTHREFGPCSASCGGGTQSRKVTCNNRVNLQEVDAALCEKESKPEEEQACGTEPCAPHWVEGEWSKCSKGCGSDGFQNRTVTCERISSDGEHTVEDDAVCLKEVGNKPATAQECNRDVKNCPKYHLGPWTPCDKLCGEGKQTRKATCFIKENGKKRVLPDEDCVEDKPEVEKTCLLAPCEGVDWIISQWSGCTACGQNTETRTAICGSKDGKEYPEEFCQPEVPTLSRPCKSPKCEAQWFSSEWSKCSAACGKGVQSRIVICGEFDGKTVSPATDDSKCNKDTKPEQEQECEGEEKECPGEWFTGPWGECSKPCGGGERTREVLCLANGTKALNCDESKLESISEKCNPEACTEDEILPLTSTDAPIEDDEDDDCDEDDMELVTDSLPDEQKISSDGVDLDDEAKTESTLFTDELMLSDSPDTTAFDASAATATTVEGSGDDTDATTDSGISTEGSGDDEETSDGTTGVSSSTDASSSSSDSSDSTTDDSASSVSDSSGSTDESTEVSGGSTDASSATESSADTTDVSSSTEVSGSTDASSSTDVSSSTDASASTDVSGSTDASSSTEVSGSTDSTSDSSDKTSDSSDSTTVATSDASDTTEGSSDSTDVSSSTESSSDSTSDGTSSSTESSASTESTSEETTETTPETSTDTTESTLDASSTTDASSTSDDSSSTSDASSSSVASSESTSDGSTTDSTETTTSSDYSSSTSSSDSTETTDSSSDGSTTESGSTVESSTDVSSSDGSTESPESTLSTESTEAASTDSTESTEAGSSEGSTTEGSTVEDVSGSTSSTDATESSSTESSSSTDVSGSTEATESTESTDSSASTDASESTESGGTTDTTESGATEESTTEGSTDSTTEGSTESTQSTELGSGTSDIWSSTDNEEESSTPNTWESAITKDKPRKCKPKKKECAKSKYGCCPDGKSTPKGPFDEGCPIPKTCADTKFGCCLDGVSPAEGKNNKGCPKSQCAETLFGCCPDNFSAAEGEDNEGCPETTTVPPTTTTEESLPESTTEIEGSGGDSTQVPALEGKSCSFAEFGCCPDAQTPAKGKNFEGCAAPETPKGCDQSEHGCCPDGRTAAAGPGGEGCSACTREQFGCCPDSETPAHGPNGEGCCLDSAFGCCPDNILAARGPNFEGCDCHYTPYGCCADKQTAARGYNQEGCACETTPHGCCPDKITAAKGAKFEGCPCETTQFGCCPDGLTFAKGPHHHGCHCTQTEFKCCEDEKTPAKGPNFEGCTCLESKFGCCPDGVSSATDEKFGGCENVQEPPQKACALPKETGTCGNFSVKYYFDTSYGGCARFWYGGCDGNANRFETEAECKDTCQDYTGQHVCLLPKSVGPCTGFTKKWYFDMDRNRCEEFQYGGCYGTNNRFDSLEQCQGTCAVSESIPTCEQPVENGPCAGNFERWYYDNQTDICRPFTYGGCKGNKNNYPTEHACSYNCRQPGVLKEPVDNEIDNEIGQGRCESFENECRELRCPYGVRREADRSQPECTKCLCENPCESYSCPEGQQCAIEIANTGDRQFAPVCRDTNKPGVCPGLAANASNCAQECYTDADCRGENKCCSDGCGYLCVQPARPTQRPSTRAPTVIYPGESRAVLEPKQPQELDVQTSIGGIAVLRCFATGNPAPNITWSLKNVVIDTNQGRYVLTSTGDLTIVQVRQTDDGTYVCVASNGLGEPVRREVALQVTVNAQALVALDPKNSYSPGSTIALSCSVQGYPEPNVTWTKDNTPLYSNERIQITSQPHRLVVSDVSTEDTGIYGCKASNAFSYSVSQETVTIQSVIPVSPECIDNPFFANCKLIVKGRYCINQYYAQFCCRSCTLAGQIAQPHPNAL; this is encoded by the exons ATGGATTTATCGAGGCGGTTGTG TACAACTGCCTTGATAGCATTCATTGTATTGGCTGGCATACCCGACTCCCAGAGTAGATTT CCTGGACTGCGACAAAAAAGACAATATGGCGCGAATATGTATTTGCCGGACAGCTCTGTGACGCCCGGCGGCGAGGGTGACGATCCCAATGAGTGGACGGAATGGAGCTCGCCCTCGGATTGCTCACGCACCTGCGGCGGCGGTGTGTCCTATCAGACGCGTGAATGTCTGCGAAGAGA CTACAATGGCGAGGCAGAGTGCAGCGGCGGCAATCGTCGCTATTATTCGTGCAACACGCAAGACTGCCCGGAGGAGGATCCCGACTTTAGAGCCCTGCAATGCTCGCGCTTCGATGACCAGCGCTTCGATGGCGTCATGTACGAGTGGGTGCCCTATCTGGGTGCACCCAATCCTTGCGAGCTGAACTGCATGCCCCGTGGCGAACGCTTCTACTACCGCCAGAAGGAGAAGGTCGTCGATGGCACTCGCTGCAATGACAAGGATCTGGATGTGTGCGTCAATGGGCAGTGCATGCCCGTCGGCTGTGACATGATGCTGGGCAGCGATGCCAAGGAGGACAAGTGCCGCAAGTGCGGCGGCGATGGCAGCACCTGCAAGACGATTCACAACACTTACAGCTCCAGTGATCTAGCCCCAGGCTACAATGATTTGCTGCTCGTGCCACAGGGCGCTACCAACATCAAGATCATTGAGACTGCCCCGTCCAACAATTATTTGGCATGCCGCAACCTCTCGGGGCATTACCATCTAAATGGCAACTGGAGGATTGACTTCCCACGGCCCATGTTCTATGCGGACTCATGGTGGAATTATCAGCGCAAACCCATGGGCTTTGCCGCACCCGATCAGCTCACCTGTCCCGGTCCCATCTCCGAGAGCATCTTCATCGTGATGTTGGTGCAGGAGCGTAATGTGAGCATCGACTACGAGTACAGCATCCCGGAAtccctcagccacagccagccggACACGCACACGTGGACACATCGCGAGTTTGGCCCGTGCAGCGCCtcctgcggcggcggcactcaATCCCGCAAGGTCACCTGCAATAACCGAGTGAACCTACAAGAGGTCGATGCCGCTCTCTGCGAGAAGGAGTCCaagccagaggaggagcaagCCTGCGGCACAGAGCCCTGTGCTCCGCACTGGGTGGAGGGTGAGTGGAGCAAGTGCTCCAAGGGCTGCGGCTCTGATGGCTTCCAAAATCGTACTGTGACCTGTGAGCGCATCTCTTCGGATGG CGAACACACAGTGGAGGACGATGCCGTGTGCCTCAAGGAGGTTGGCAACAAGCCCGCCACGGCCCAGGAGTGTAATCGTGACGTCAAGAACTGCCCGAAGTATCATTTGGGTCCCTGGACACCCTGCGACAAGCTGTGCGGCGAGGGCAAGCAAACCCGCAAGGCCACCTGCTTCATCAAGGAGAACGGCAAGAAGCGCGTCCTGCCCGACGAGGATTGTGTGGAGGATAAGCCCGAGGTGGAGAAGACTTGCCTGCTGGCACCCTGCGAGGGCGTAGACTGGATCATCTCTCAATGGAGTGGA TGCACCGCTTGCGGACAGAACACGGAAACCCGCACTGCCATTTGCGGCTCTAAGGATGGCAAGGAGTACCCAGAGGAGTTCTGTCAGCCAGAGGTGCCAACGCTCTCCCGCCCCTGCAAGTCCCCCAAGTGCGAGGCTCAATGGTTCTCATCGGAGTGGAGCAAATGCTCCGCTGCCTGCGGCAAGGGTGTCCAATCGCGGATCGTCATCTGCGGCGAGTTTGATGGCAAGACTGTGAGCCCCGCCACCGATGACAGCAAGTGCAACAAGGACACAAAACctgagcaggagcaagagtGCGAGGGCGAGGAGAAGGAGTGCCCAGGCGAATGGTTCACCGGACCCTGGGGCGAGTGCAGCAAACCCTGCGGCGGCGGGGAACGCACACGCGAGGTCCTGTGCCTAGCCAATGGCACCAAGGCCCTCAACTGCGACGAGTCCAAGCTGGAGTCCATATCCGAGAAGTGCAACCCAGAGGCCTGCACGGAAGACGAGATTCTGCCACTGACCAGCACCGATGCACCCATCgaggacgacgaggacgacgattGTGATGAGGATGACATGGAACTGGTCACCGACAGTCTGCCCGATGAGCAGAAGATCTCCTCCGATGGCGTTGATCTCGATGACGAGGCCAAGACAGAGTCCACGCTCTTCACCGATGAACTAATGCTCAGCGATAGCCCCGACACGACCGCGTTCGATGCCTCTGCTGCGACAGCAACCACGGTGGAGGGTTCGGGTGACGACACAGACGCCACAACGGACAGCGGCATTTCGACTGAGGGCAGCGGAGACGATGAGGAAACGTCTGATGGAACAACGGGTGTGTCCAGCTCCACGGATGCTTCATCAAGCTCTAGCGACTCCAGCGATTCCACAACCGATGACAGCGCATCTTCAGTCTCTGATTCAAGCGGCTCCACGGATGAGTCCACGGAAGTTTCTGGTGGCTCGACTGATGCTTCGAGCGCCACAGAATCCAGCGCCGATACCACAGATGTCTCCAGCTCCACGGAGGTTTCAGGCTCCACAGATGCTTCCAGCTCCACGGATGTTTCCAGCTCCACGGATGCCTCAGCCTCCACCGATGTTTCAGGCTCCACGGATGCCTCCAGCTCCACGGAAGTTTCAGGTTCCACAGACTCCACCAGCGACTCTTCCGACAAAACATCCGACAGCAGCGACTCAACAACTGTGGCGACGTCTGATGCCAGCGACACCACTGAAGGTTCCAGCGATTCCACAGACGTTTCTAGCTCAACGGAGAGCTCCTCGGACAGCACCAGCGATGGTACTTCCTCTTCGACAGAGTCCTCGGCCTCGACTGAGTCCACTTCGGAGGAGACAACTGAAACCACACCCGAGACCTCAACAGACACAACAGAGTCCACGCTGGATGCCTCATCCACCACGGATGCCTCCTCCACGAGTGATGATTCATCCTCCACGAGTGATGCTTCCTCCAGCAGTGTTGCCTCAAGCGAGAGCACATCCGATGGCAGCACAACGGACTCCACAGAGACCACAACTTCCTCCGATTACTCCTCCTCAACCTCCTCTTCAGACAGCACTGAAACGACAGACTCGTCCAGCGATGGTTCAACAACAGAAAGCGGCAGCACTGTGGAGAGTTCCACGGATGTCAGCTCCAGCGATGGCTCCACCGAATCACCTGAATCCACTTTGTCCACCGAATCCACAGAGGCAGCGAGCACAGACTCCACCGAGAGCACTGAGGCTGGCTCCAGCGAGGGCTCCACCACAGAAGGCAGCACCGTTGAGGATGTGTCCGGATCCACGAGCTCCACAGATGCCACAGAATCCTCTTCCACGGAGTCTTCATCCTCCACTGACGTTTCAGGCTCAACGGAAGCAACAGAGTCCACTGAATCCACCGATTCCTCGGCATCTACGGATGCTTCCGAGTCTACGGAGAGCGGCGGCACCACAGACACCACCGAAAGTGGAGCCACCGAGGAGAGCACCACCGAGGGATCCACCGACAGCACCACCGAAGGATCCACCGAGAGCACACAGTCCACAGAGCTGGGCAGCGGCACCAGCGACATTTGGAGCTCCACCGACAACGAGGAAGAGTCCAGCACCCCGAACACCTGGGAGTCGGCCATCACCAAGGATAAGCCACGCAAGTGCAAGCCCAAGAAGAAGGAGTGCGCCAAGTCCAAGTACGGCTGCTGCCCCGACGGCAAGTCCACACCTAAAGGACCCTTCGACGAGGGTTGTCCCATACCAAAGACCTGCGCGGACACCAAATTCGGTTGCTGCCTGGATGGCGTCTCCCCGGCGGAGGGCAAGAACAACAAGGGCTGCCCCAAGTCCCAGTGTGCCGAGACGCTGTTCGGCTGCTGTCCCGATAATTTCAGCGCCGCCGAAGGCGAGGACAATGAGGGATGCCCCGAGACGACGACCGtgccacccaccaccaccacggaGGAGTCGCTGCCAGAGTCCACCACTGAGATCGAGGGATCCGGCGGTGATTCCACACAGGTGCCTGCCCTTGAGGGCAAGTCCTGCTCCTTTGCTGAGTTTGGCTGCTGTCCGGATGCCCAGACCCCGGCCAAGGGCAAGAACTTCGAAGGCTGCGCCGCTCCAGAGACACCCAAGGGCTGCGATCAGTCCGAGCACGGATGCTGTCCGGATGGacgcacagctgctgctggtcctggcGGTGAGGGCTGCTCGGCCTGCACCCGCGAACagtttggctgctgccccgACTCCGAGACGCCTGCCCATGGACCCAACGGCGAGGGCTGCTGCCTGGACtctgcctttggctgctgccccgACAACATTCTGGCCGCTCGAGGACCCAACTTCGAGGGCTGCGACTGCCACTACACGCCGTACGGCTGCTGTGCGGACAAGCAGACTGCGGCTCGTGGCTACAACCAGGAGGGCTGCGCCTGCGAGACGACTCCCCATGGCTGCTGCCCCGACAAGATCACCGCTGCGAAGGGAGCCAAGTTCGAGGGTTGCCCCTGCGAGACGACACagtttggctgctgccccgATGGACTCACCTTTGCCAAGGGACCGCACCACCACGGCTGCCACTGCACCCAGACGGAGTTCAAGTGCTGCGAGGACGAGAAGACCCCGGCCAAGGGACCCAACTTCGAGGGCTGCACGTGCCTGGAGAGCAAATTTGGCTGCTGTCCCGACGGTGTCAGCAGCGCCACGGACGAGAAGTTCGGCGGCTGCGAGAATGTGCAGGAGCCACCACAGAAGGCCTGCGCCCTGCCCAAGGAGACGGGCACCTGCGGCAACTTCAGCGTCAAATATTACTTCGATACGAGCTACGGTGGATGCGCACGGTTCTGGTATGGCGGCTGCGATGGCAATGCCAATCGCTTCGAGACGGAGGCCGAGTGCAAGGACACCTGCCAGGACTACACCGGACAGCATGTGTGCCTGCTGCCCAAGAGCGTGGGCCCCTGCACGGGCTTCACCAAGAAATGGTACTTCGATATGGATCGCAATCGTTGCGAGGAGTTCCAGTACGGCGGCTGCTACGGCACCAACAATCGCTTTGATAGCCTCGAACAGTGTCAAGGAACGTGTGCGGTCAGCGAGAGTATTC CCACCTGCGAACAACCTGTGGAGAATGGTCCCTGTGCGGGCAACTTTGAGCGTTGGTACTACGACAACCAGACGGACATCTGCCGACCCTTCACCTATGGCGGCTGCAAGGGCAACAAGAACAATTATCCCACGGAGCATGCGTGCAGCTACAACTGTCGCCAGCCGGGCGTACTCAAAG AGCCCGTGGACAACGAGATTGACAATGAGATTGGACAGGGTCGCTGCGAGAGCTTCGAGAACGAGTGCCGTGAGCTGCGCTGTCCGTATGGTGTGCGCCGTGAGGCCGATCGCTCCCAGCCGGAGTGCACCAAGTGCCTGTGCGAGAACCCTTGCGAGAGCTACTCCTGCCCCGAGGGCCAGCAGTGTGCCATTGAGATTGCCAACACCGGAGATCGTCAGTTTGCGCCCGTCTGCCGCGACACGAACAAGCCTGGAGTGTGCCCCGGACTGGCGGCCAATGCCAGCAACTGCGCCCAGGAGTGCTACACCGATGCCGATTGCCGTGGCGAGAATAAGTGCTGCAGCGATGGCTGCGGTTATCTTTGTGTGCAGCCAGCACGCCCCACCCAGCGGCCCAGCACACGTGCGCCCACCGTCATTTATCCGGGCGAGAGCAGGGCCGTTCTGGAGCCCAAGCAGCCACAGGAACTGGATGTGCAGACCTCCATCGGTGGCATCGCTGTGCTGCGTTGCTTCGCCACTGGCAATCCAGCGCCCAACATCACTTGGTCTCTCAAGAATGTGGTG ATCGATACGAACCAAGGACGCTATGTCCTGACCTCGACTGGGGATCTGACAATCGTGCAAGTGCGCCAAACCGACGACGGCACCTACGTTTGCGTGGCCAGCAATGGCCTGGGCGAGCCAGTGCGCCGTGAGGTGGCCCTACAAGTGACAG TGAATGCCCAAGCGCTGGTGGCACTGGATCCCAAGAACAGCTACTCCCCCGGCTCCACTATTGCTCTCAGCTGCTCAGTGCAGGGCTATCCAGAGCCCAATGTGACATGGACCAAGGACAACACACCGCTGTACAGCAACGAGCGCATACAGATAACAT CCCAGCCACATCGACTGGTTGTCAGCGATGTGAGCACCGAGGATACTGGCATCTACGGCTGCAAGGCTAGCAACGCGTTCAGCTACAGCGTCAGCCAGGAGACGGTTACCATTCAAT CTGTCATACCGGTATCGCCCGAGTGCATTGACAATCCGTTCTTTGCCAACTGCAAGCTGATCGTGAAGGGCAGATACTGCATCAATCAGTACTACGCACAGTTCTGCTGTAGATCCTGCACGCTGGCCGGCCAAATTGCGCAGCCTCATCCCAATGCGCTGTAA